The following is a genomic window from Patagioenas fasciata isolate bPatFas1 chromosome 1, bPatFas1.hap1, whole genome shotgun sequence.
ttttttcctcagcagcaaTGAGACAAAGCCACCGTTGCAAACTGAAGTGTCAGGACTTGAGAAGATGTCCATGACCCAAAGGGCAGGCAAGTCCTTAGTACTAGATGGCCAGACTTGGTCTCCAGCACAAAATGGGTGAACAGGTAGCCGTGCTATAAGTAATTCATGACTCACATCAGCTCCCATGTGATGAAAAACAActggatttagaaaaaaaaaaaaaacaaaaaaaaccaaaacgcaGACTGGCAAAAACTTTCAAAGAACCTGAACTGCCCCGGGACAGCTCTCCATGATGAAACCTACTGGCAAGGCTGGTGGTGACTGAGAGAGAAGGTGCAAGTAACCAGCATCTGAGGATGCTGCCCCAGGGTCATTTCCATTCACCACCTTCAGAACAATTTGCTTTGTTGATTATGCAAAATGATGTAGGCACACTTAACACTGAATCAGCCTTGTAGAAAGGTGCAGAAAGATCTTGTGACTGGGTTATTAAAAATGATGGGTAAAATTCAAGGTTGCTAAGTGAAAAGTAATACAtgctgaggggggaaaaaaactctGACATTGCAGGTCTCAAAGCCCCCCTGTAATATTGCCCCAACTCCCCACCAAAAGAGCAACCTTTGTTGGCCTTGCTCTCGAGTCCTGGGACAGAAAAAACATAGATGGTTTGTAATCTCTGTAATCAGCTTTTCAGTTACGAACTCGGGTACTGATTTAGGCGCTGGACCCTAAGCAGACACTGAAATCTCACTGAATTCATGTGGCCCCCAGCTCCTCCATCTCCCTCAGACTCCTAATACGCCTTCCTCAGCCTGACTACCCTGCCATCTAGACCATCATCATGAAATGACCTTAGGCACTGGGCAAAAATGCTCACTCACCTTCCTCTTTTAAAGACCAAAAATAACTATACTTTTCACTCTCAGAACATTTTTCTCCAGCCTGGAATCATGGCTACGAGTCTTTTTTCCACCTACTCCAATTTGTGATGCAAAGTAGGACAAAGCACACCAATGTCACATGGGCATAAAAGATGTTTAAGATACCGTCAGCTTCAGCATCTGTCTGGGAACTTGCACGAATTTGCTTGTGAGCTCTGCTCTCTAAGTCTTTCCAAACCTTCAGTTGCCCCGAGGATGATGAGTCACTAGTATTTCTCGCTCTTAGATGTATCTATACATAGCTTAAATATTGGTTATGTATGTATGGCAATAGAACATATCCTTTGactctattttaaaatacattttaattcttCTTGGCATTTTTGACTGAGATACTTCTTTTGAGAATCTGTATCATTCCTACATCTCAAAAAATGGTATCAGTTTTGGCTGTCAATTACTTGTCCCTCCATAAATCTGTGCAGCTTTTTTCTATTCCTCCATGATTTCTACTCTCCTCCCTTCTCCACTGATTTCTCATTGGTTTTCGTACATGGCTTGTCAGACTAACCACTGACCTCATTTGTTCACCTGCCTGCCTTTTTTAAGTGTCTTCTCCAATGCATTTAAAAATTGACATCAGCAGACCACAGATTTCAGCAGCCAACACTTCTTCATCACCGCTCAGGGTCAGAGTGCTTTGCAAAACACTGTTTGCAGAAACGCAGCTGCAGCGCTGTGCTCATTCCAGCACCACTGACTCCCTCTCCCCATGCAGCCTCAGGCTCTGTGCGGTGGCTTCTTCGCTGCTGCCGCACCCCATGCACCTCTCTGCTGCTCTAGGTCATCTGTGCCTGGAAATGTAGAAGTGTTTATTCTGAGAAGATCCTGTCAAGGATCCTCCTTAATTGCTAATGGCCTGGAAAGTGCTTCATCATTCCCCTCTGACCACATTCTGATCTTTCTAAATGCAGAACAGACATATCTGGTGagtatttctattttttcccccctctttttcatttttttccaatttcagcCAGGAAGAAAGGTTTATATTACTGCTAgtattgatttttctttaaatataactATATCAACTTGTTAGTGTCCTTAGACATCCAGCTATTGTTACTTTTTGCTTGAGGTGATAGGAGTAGCTGAAGACCTTTTTTATACAGCTGAAGTATTTTGTTGTCCCTCTATTCCTTTTCCTGCACCCACAGTTGCTGCAGTTGTGACaaggtttattttaattaattaaggtcaggcttaattatttttttttttattattctttctaaGTACTGTTGTCACATGGGCACTTATTCAAGGAAGTAGTTTACTGAAAGCTATTTTCTCATGCCTACTAAATCACAGCTTTCTGGATAACTGGAAAAACTCTCTTATTTCCAAAGGTCTCCCACTTAATCATACTTTTTTAACACTTCCCCCAAACAATTTCATAGTAGGAAAAGGCTACATAACACCACGCAGTTCTTTGTTATGGCATTTTTGTCCTGGGTAATATCTTGATTTGTTTTTCAGTTGATCCCTTGTCTTTAGGCAACCATCAATCCTAACCCAGTCTTCATCTGTCATAGGGACATCTAAAATCATTGCCTTACTTGGGCATGCCATCATTTGTAAATTGATGAGAAACCTCTACATGGCACAGCATATTCTTCAGTATCTCCAGCCAAGGTCTCCCCTGACAACGTAATTTTCCTTTTCACACAAAGCAGAGAGGTACTTAACAAATAAATCCTTGCGTTTTGGTTGGTGATTCAGGAATATATAAAAGATCCTTCAATGCCTTGACAGAGTTGTGTGTCAGATCATGTTGTTTTCCTGTTAGTTCTAGAGTGAATGTGATTTTCAGCACAGCTTGCAACCCCAGTACACAATTGTTCTTGCCTATTCCACTTTTACCAATATGGTGAACTAGCAGTTCTACAATGTCTCTGTGAACACTAAAAATGTCAATTAAACATATTTCTTCCTTCTCTAAGaacttctgttttctcttgcacCTTGCCCAGATGCAGTCTGCCATGGAAGGTAGGAATGCTACTTCTTCCCGTCTGTTGTGATACTGGTTTGACTTGGTCACAACACTTTTAGTGATCACTTGAGCTTCTTTTCCACAGTGTTGCCTTCGTACCTTCCCAGCTCAAGCAGCGGCTCTCCCAGCTCTGAAATCTATACTGCCCTCTGCCAGAGGACTATGACATCCTCTCCTTATTCCTGTCCCAAGAGAAAGTGGCCTAAGCATTTAGAAAATTCACATGTAAAAACACAGTCTCATACATGCAGTGGAAGATTGTCAGTGGTGACTGCACTTCCCTAAAGCTGTCTGTAGCCCACCCATTTCTCCATGCTGTTTACTATCACTCCCAGCATTTTCCACTGTGCATAGGGGCTTGCAAGGTGTTTTCAGGAGCCTGTCTGTGCATCATCCAGGTGTATGTCCAAGGAGACAGCACTCCACTGTGTTCTGCATTAATTCTGACACTAAAAAAAACCTCCTCTCACAAGGAGGTTTTTTTACTCTCAACCAGAGCAGTTGACATCCTTGATCATCATCAAATTCTGAGACACTCTGTGCCACAGGTACCCAAGACAGCAACAACCACAAACATACATAGCCTTTTGAGAACAATCAAAGCTTTTGTGGCAGATGTAGGAGGCTTAGGAAAGCCAATCTCCTAGCGCAAATCTAGAAACAAGAACATCTTTCTATGCAGCTTTGATCTCTCCTACCTCTTGGCTAAGAAACAAGATAATCAGGTTACCAGGGAATCAAAAGTTGCTCCAGCAAAAGCTGTCAGCATCACATTTACGTCCACCTAAAGAAtcctgaaaggggaaaaaagctaaCTCAGACAAAGTAAAGTCATGTGGGACGGATGACTAAGTGTCTTCAGcaaaagggtgctgggtggaaaatACAGGACCTTAACTGAATGGAGAGGCAAATCAGATTATTTCAGTTCTGAGATATGATCTAAAATAAATGGGATCCAGGAATGAGAGATGGGAGGAAGCAGGCTTGTTTAACACGGGGAAGAAGAACTGGACTACTTAATGGTTAGGCTGACGGAACCCTCTCTAGAGCCAGTAAGAACATCCCACATCCACATAGTGAGGTGCAATGAGGGCGATGCTCTCTGCCCTCTGTGTGGGAAAATCTGGTAGTCTTCATCAAGAAACTCAGTGGGTCTGGTCTCAGAATTAGCTTGCCATACAGTGTCATCTCTGAAGATGAGGGCTCACCTTTCAGATGAGTCCTAGGGGACTTCATTAGAGAAGGGACAGCGGAGGCCACTCTGCATGCCACAAGATCAGAAATACATTCAGCAGGGAGCCAGGGCTCACTTCTGCAACATGCCTGGCTCCGCCTGTTCTGATCTTTTGCCAAGAGGCTGATCTCAGCACATGGAGCATGCAGAACTGCATCTCCCACCCCAGCTCAAAGGCTGATCGTGTCCCTTATCACCTCATGGAGGCAGGATGATGACAAGAGGATCtgtcccagcctggggacagctcTTGCCTCAAGGGAGGGTTTTTGTGCTACTCCCATTGTTGATATACAAGTTGTGCCTGTCCTTACCTAGACACAACAGTCCAAATATTGGGGAGTGAGAAGCCAGAGCAATCACTAGTATGTTCTCAGACTGCTCAGGTAAGTTTCTGCCAACACAGACTTATGTAGGTTGGGGAAGCTGAACCGGCCTGCCTAAATGTTAAGTGGGAGGACCTCACTGCCAATCCAGAGAGACATAATCCTAAAAGGATGGTCTTGGAGAGATGTTCATGGAGGTGACCAGAGAGCAGCCACCTCCGAAGACTCCCGAGATGGCTGCTGACAGAGAGACTAGCCAGATGCATCCTGTCATGAGATCCCATTCAATAAGAGATATCTGTGCTTGGGCTGTACTTGGGCAATAAACATTGCCATTAATCCATGGATGCCAAGTGAGACAGGACATGCCAAGGTATGCTCTAGTGCACCAAGGACCACACCAAGATCAGCTGCAACATGCTCATGGCTGAGCATGGTCAGCTGGAAAGAGGAACTGACCTGTTCCTCCGAAGTTCATTTCATCATCATAATCATCATCATTTCAACTCATCAGCAGGTTCAAGAATAGGAAAAGGCCTCTTCCATCCTTGGCCAAGCTGCCCCTGCAACCAAGACTTGGAGGAAGTTTAGGCCAAACAAAGGTTTTTTAATAGGCTGGGGTCTAAGGGTAAATAAGATACACAATTATCTCCTGTGAGATGAATACAGACCAGTAGGTGTTCAAAAGATCAAGCAGCTGCGACCCAGGTCTTCTCTACACAATTTCTTCTGGTATTGCTTCCTGAGCCCAGTGTCCTGGGAGAGGGCTGAAGGTAGGAAAGTGAGAAGAAACACAGCACTGAACAATTCCCAGACACCACAGTTCCCAGCAGGGCTCATGGTGGAGAAAAGCAGTCTAGATACTCCCCAAAGAACTGAGAGTAGCCCACAGAGAAGACTTGGATAAATGGAAGGTCCACATCTCTTCATATCTGGCTTCAAGGACATGGGGTCACCACtgatggatggacagatgcaGGGGAGATGGTCCAGCTAACACTGGAGGTCTTGGGCTGTGCTTCCCATGCCAAGAAACTGCTGAGGCAAAATATTGGTGCTGTGCGTTCTGCCTTTGAGATCTCATGGGCTTTCACACTGGTTGGAGAATGGACCTTACTGCTGGCAATACAGTTCACCAGAGAACAGTATCTTGCGCATGTGGGCAGAGGAGATCTTGGTTTCACTGTAAATGAAGTTCTGACAAGCAATGTGGGACTGAGGTCCTCACGTGTCCTGGTACACGGGCAtctggcagcaccagctgctcctttGGGCATCTCTGCATGAGGCAGAGGTGATTCCTCTTTCTGTGCTTCATGTTTGAAATTTCTCAGCGTACATGCTCTACAGTCCTGTGAATTTCTTAAGCAGTACTGAGAGGCCAAGATATGCATGTCATGGATTACACACAGGGGAAGCCAGACTTATCCAGCCACTCAGAGAGATCTTCAGAgcagagaaagaacaaaaaatgctGCAAAGAAATGTATGGGAAAGAGGATTTGCATCAACCAAAAGAGCCTCCAGGCAGGATATAAAGTGATCCCTGAGCTACTGCATGTGAGGCATCATCacgagaaagaaaaagcccagatTAAAATATTTCCTCTGACTTTGGCccttttaggaagaaaaatagggaagagagaaaaaaacagaagcaatTGGGCAAGGCTTGGAGGTGAGGTGCATGGAGAAGGCCCTGTCCCAGGGCAGGCAACAAGGCACAGGTCCTGTGCAGCCCCatgctcctggggcaggggaagcAGCCCTCTGCTGTTGTCCCACATCTGCTGCTCCCATGAGGCACTCATGAGTCAGAGCCCAGGCACAGAAGACCATTGTCTGATTAACTGCGATTTCCCTGAGCCAGCAGCAAAGCCCCAGCTGCACCCTGGCCTGGAGGGTTTCCTTGGCTGCTGACTTCTGCCATTTGCAGGGCCTTGCCTCACTGCCCCTAGCTCAGCCTTCGCTGAAATGCCAACACGTGCCTCAACACGTCTTGCAGACACGGGCAGCGGACCTCACCTTGCCCAAACACTGACCCACTGCACTGTGCTGTGAGGATGCGCCTGTGCTCACAGCTCAAGTGCATGGCAGCGTTAGCTACCCAAGCCAAACCGACGGAGACAAAGTGTTGCATCCCCCAGTCCCCATTTTATCTACCTTACCTAATCTTAGAGATGATCCAAAAACTCTACTTGCCAtttactttttccttccttcaggaACTTTCATGAGGGGCATTTTTCTCTGGAGCTTCACCTGCCTTGGCTGTGCAGCCTGGGTCCACTGGTCAGCAGATGGTGCCAGAAAACAATTCCTCTCAGATGGCTGCTCACCCCATCTTGTGACCCTGCCAGGCACCAGCCTCCCGTCATTGGAGAAGCACATGCAACAGCCACCCAAGCAAATGCTACAAGAGATGACAGGACAGGGGAACCACTGCTGTGGTTACGCCAAGGTTGGATGTGGGACTGGGGGCAGGCAAGAAGATGCATTGGGATGCCCTGGTAAAAAGCTGACATGGCAGAGGAGGCCAGGCTCTGGGAGAGGAAAGTCCGCAGGTGTGAGCCACGTTCAGCTTCGTTTTCCCCACAGGAGCCAAGACTTTTCCAATCCCTGAGCCTCAGCATCGGTGCTGCTCCATGGTTAAGAACAAGGCAGCTCACACAGCACCAGTGTTACACATGGACGGCCAGTGGCTCCCAGAACAGGGATCTTGCCACTGTCCCATCTGTCAGCCCCATCTGGCACATCCAAGGGATGGGAGTGTCCCATGGGAGGTCCCCATTGGTGTGGAGTTGAGGGTCCAGCAAAGGACATCCTCTGCCTTGAGCCACATGGCGCCCGCGGCAGCACAGGGAAAGCCCACACCTGGCGAAGCTGTAGAAAAGGAAACTGTCCCATTTAATGACCCCTCACCCCCGTAACACAGAAAGTGAGCGTGCCGCCAACGCACGGCAAAGCAAAGTGCACAGTGAGCGGGACTTGACCCCCACCCCGGAGGAGGCAGGGGGGCTCGGGGTGCCCTGTGAGGCATGGGGACCCCCAGCCGGGCGCCCAGCCAGCAGCAAGGACGGAGAAAGCCCAGGGCTCAGTCCAGTTGGCACCAGTGTCAGGTCCAGTTTGCGGGGAGGTACAGCTCTCGCTCGGCTCCGTGTGgtgcagggagggcagggggtgggtcAAGCGTACCAGGATGGAGACCGGACAAGATGGGTCTGGGGGGCTCGAGGAGAGGTCCTGGAGAATGCCACCATGGCAGGTTTGGAGCCTCCCTGCCTGAACCACGGTTTAACCAAAGCAGGGGAAGGGAATAGAGGAGCTgggggctgagcagccccagcaagGGCCCTCAGGTCTATCTAGCTATTCCCATGTGCAGAATATCCGGCAGCAGGGGGGCATGGGGTCTGCCAAGCACCCCAAAACGGGAGTGAGCCTGGGCAAGAGATGTTTACCAGTGGCTCCACATCCCTGACAGTCTCTCCTAGGTGCAGCTCAGGCACCCCTGTGCCAGGACGGGGGTCCAAGGGAGCAGGGCATGCCCTCATTATCTGATGGAAGCATCGCTGGGGGGGTCGCGGTCGGACTCCTCGCTCTCCTCGTTCGGGGCTGACTCGCTGTTGGAGGCTGGGGTGAAGGCAGGAGACTTTCTGCAGAGAAGAGTAAAGGGCAGCAGTCACAGCACTgcgcaggggagggaaaggaccCAGTTTGATGCGGGCAGTGGGCACCAGAAcaaggagaagagaagctgaagcaTCCCTCTTACTCCCTTGAGACATGTGTGGGTCCATGGGAATACTTGGGTGCCAAAATGGTGTCCCAGAGAACACTAGCCAAGAGGTCCAGAGCATGAAGCTGGGGGAGGTGGAAGAGGGAGTGGGCTCAAAGCAGGACACTGTCAAGGCAGGTGAGGCTAGGGGTCAGTGAAAGCCCACCACCGAGGTCCCCAGCCTGGAGCCATCCTGGTTTCACACACCTGTGGGGACTTGTACAACATCCCTGCACAACAGCAGCCCCTCTCTCCATTGGGGGTGTCTGGCTTCACCTATCAAAACTGACTCCTGCACACAGTCCACCTTCTACCGAGGTGGCACCACAGAGGCTGGTCACCACGAGTCCAACAGCCTACAGGAACTCTCTTCTCCCCAgaccacagcagggcaggggtaCTACCCTGTGCTTCAGCTCCCACCCACCACCACACTGGCTCTGGTCCTTGCCCAGGGCACCCTCATGTTGAAGCTCACCTGTCCCCAGACTGGGTGATGAGCCGCCGGCAAGTCTCCATCTGCACGTCCAAGCCTCGTTTCATGCTGCACATTTCCATGTACTCATGCAGGTGCCGGTTCATATCGTTCTTGGCCGTGGCCAGCTCCAGCTGCACAAGGAAAACAGCGCAGAGATGAGCCCGGGGCACAGTGCAGTGCAGGGCAGGGGGCACAGTCAGATCCAAGGCTGCTGTCCCCCACTACCAactacctgctccagcatggtgtCTCCCTCCCCTGGGGACCCACTCCCTCATTTCCCATCCTTCTGTGCCATGTCCTCCccacttcctcctcctctcacctCTATTTGGTCGATGGTTTCCTGATACTCCTTCTCACGGCTCTTGAACAGCGACTCTGTGTCCTTGATCACCTTCTCCAGACTGTCGTCTTGCTGTTGGGGAGAGCAGATGGCATGTTCAGAGGCAGAGAAGCATCCAACATGAGGAACCAAaggcagaagagagagaaatcagAGAAAGAACTAGCAGCagttggaaaaggggaagaaacaaGACCAATGTAGTATAAATAAGGCACGAGTCAGCCCTGCCAACACGGGGTAGAGACTCAGGATTCCCCATGCTGGGCACTGAGTACATCAGCCCAGAACAAGCCCAGCTAATGCACAGAAGCTCTGGAGAGCACAGACCGTCCCCAAGCATGATACATCCCCAGGGGATGGCAGAGGGCCAAAGATGTGGGATAGTGAGGGCTTTGGCCAGACATTGAGGTCACTGTTTGGGCAGTGCTGCTGCACAGTGGCCAGGTGGGCTGGAGAGCCTGAGCAAGGGGCCACCAGCCAGAGAAGGTCTCTTCTTATGAGAGGGCTACAGCTCTCCCTGCATGTGTGGACCATGCCCTCAGCACATCTTTCAGGCTACACGTCCCTGGTCTGTCTAACAAGGAGACCTCCATAAGGATGCAGTAATATATTCATGTAAAGGAGACAGGGTGTGGTGGGGAAGCATCTATACAGGTTTACAAGGGATGGAGGGGCTGAAGTCTGGTCTTTGAGGGAGCACCTTCCCAGTTTCAGGCAGAACCAAAGTGTCTCAAGGCAAGGCTGGATTCCCACGGGGATCCGACACCACAGTTACCTCCCCCTGCACCTCTGCGGCTGCAATGGCATATCCAGAGAAGTCCTCCCAGAGGAGCAGCGTTTCTTCTGTCTCCTCCCACGTGAGGCTGTCACAGTCATCCTCAAAGTCGTATTCCCTCCTAGAGGCAAGGGAACAACACATCAGCACCCAGCAGGAAAACCATCGGTGCTGAAAGCTTTGCCCCAGCCACAGACAGGGCTGCAGCTCTTGGAGGTCTGGCCAGGGTGAGCTCAAGTGTGCCCAAACCCAACAGCTGATGGGGAAGGGGTTGGCTTCATGGTCGGGAGCCCCAGCAAATTCAGGCAGGGACTCCTGAAAGGCGAGAAGCGGGGCAAGAGGAGGGGAGCTGGACCAGCTCACACCCACGGCACAGGTGGGCTCAGGTCTCCTGGGAGGTCAGTCCCTCTGCACCACAGAGCACGGGGTGAACATACCCCATGGCAGCACCTCCCACTTCGCCCTCCCCCAGGCACAGGGCCCACAGCCCACCCGATCCTGGGCACTGGTGGGGAGCCCAGTGCCAGAGCCTTGCTAAGTACTGTCAGCAGAAATGTGAAGCAGCCGCACTCACAGCTGGTTCAGCATCCTCTGCATTTCCTCATTGATACTCATGGCCGTGgtctcatcctcctcttcctcatcaggcTTTCGGGAGGCATCGCTCTCTGACAGCGAGGTGTCTTCATCACTGACCTGCTTGCGCTCCCGCTTCCGCCCCACCGAGGCTGGGACCTTAACGGGAGACAAGTGCAGAGACTACAGAAACGAGGCCGGGTCCGAGGTCGGGAGCAGGTAGTTGGGAGGAGATGCAGGGGAAAGGAATGGTGGAGGGACAGAAaggcagggaaagagagagagaaagaaagaaaggaaggaagaaaggaagaaaagcgagagagagagagagatgggctCATTATGATCAGGTTAAAGATGGTGCAATGGATAAAACATGGTTTTAgcattttctaaaattaaaactaAGCAACTAAAGATGGAATCTATGAACCTGATGAGAAAAAACAATGTGGTTTTACTGCAGAAAAACTCAAATTGCCCACCACCCCAGTCCACAGATagggaaacacagtgacagaaacaggaaaaaagagacagagtctgaaaaaggtGAAGTATGTCAATATTTACAATCCGACCTTATTTAAAGAAAGTTTAAAATTTGTATGCTTTCCCAACTGAATGGAACTAACCAGTTGCTTCTGTAGGGACAAACAGAGCGAGACAGAAAGGCAGCAACAtccagaaagagagaagagacaGAGATAgcaaagagagacagagagaagatgacggagaggggaaggggaaggagagagatGGAGTTAGAGACAGACACTCAAGCAACTCAtctccctcctgcagctgctccccTACCAATGAGGGGTCCCTGAGCCCAACACAACAGGTCAGCAAGAGGTTGAGGGGACTTGTGATGCCCAAAGCAACATCTGGAGCTTTCCACCTCCTCTCCATGCCCTTTTGCCTGGTCCTCCCAAGAGAGGCAGAGAGCGAGGGACCGCAAGGAGTAAGGGTGAGGGTGACCAAATGTCTCCCCTAGCAGGGAGCTGGTGTTGTCTCTTCTACCTCCTTTGGCAACTCTCCTCCCCAGAACCAGTGGCTGagcctgaagcagcagcaggtgctTCTCACCTGAAACATCTTGATCATGTCCTCACAGTTCCGCTGCTGCGCTACGTCGCACAGCTTGGCAGTGATGTCAATGCGCCGGCAGATGTCCATGTCCACCTTCATGGCCTTCTCCTGGATCTTGGTGTCCAGCTCTGTGATGTTCTGAACCCACGGCACCACAGGAGGGGGACAAAGAAGGAAGATTGGGCAATGCAAACAGCAATCAGAGCCCCCAGGCTCTCCCTCGTGCTGCATGATTGCACCCTGGACCAACTCTGCCAGACCACCTCTGTGCTGGACGTGCCCCATCAAGGAACTGCTTTTCTACACAGCCCCACCGCTCTGgtaggatgctgctgctgctgctgggttggAGAGGGGTTAGGGACTCACATTGCTCATCAGTCCCTTGAAGACAACAAGTTCTGCCTTGAGCTGCTCCACCTTCatggccagctcctcctggcaggCTTCAGCCTCTTGGGCTTCCTGTCCCGGGCAGAGGGAGATGTGCAGATCAGCATCAGTGTGGGGcagctggggtgcaggggtcaGGGAGGACAGTGATGCTCACCTCCTGCAGCTCGGTCACCCGGTCCTGAAGCTGGACACGCACCGTGTACTCCTCTTCCCATCT
Proteins encoded in this region:
- the IFFO1 gene encoding non-homologous end joining factor IFFO1 isoform X2, yielding MNPLFGPNLFLLPQEQQGLPGPELPPPPPAPRPAEPLGGDLAAPPPPGPFPAPPAAMALRNDLGSNISVLKTLNLRFRCFLAKVHELERRNRQLEKQLQQALEEGGGGGGSRGRGPPRRDQAVQTGFVGPIRTLGLGLGLSPVRALGSPGCRLSAPAQPSPPFSAASRFMPGTIWSFSQARRLGPGPETTLVQGPGVSWVHPDGVGVQIDTITPEIRALYNVLAKVKRERDEYKRRWEEEYTVRVQLQDRVTELQEEAQEAEACQEELAMKVEQLKAELVVFKGLMSNNITELDTKIQEKAMKVDMDICRRIDITAKLCDVAQQRNCEDMIKMFQVPASVGRKRERKQVSDEDTSLSESDASRKPDEEEEDETTAMSINEEMQRMLNQLREYDFEDDCDSLTWEETEETLLLWEDFSGYAIAAAEVQGEQDDSLEKVIKDTESLFKSREKEYQETIDQIELELATAKNDMNRHLHEYMEMCSMKRGLDVQMETCRRLITQSGDRKSPAFTPASNSESAPNEESEESDRDPPSDASIR
- the IFFO1 gene encoding non-homologous end joining factor IFFO1 isoform X1 yields the protein MNPLFGPNLFLLPQEQQGLPGPELPPPPPAPRPAEPLGGDLAAPPPPGPFPAPPAAMALRNDLGSNISVLKTLNLRFRCFLAKVHELERRNRQLEKQLQQALEEGGGGGGSRGRGPPRRDQAVQTGFVGPIRTLGLGLGLSPVRALGSPGCRLSAPAQPSPPFSAASRFMPGTIWSFSQARRLGPGPETTLVQGPGVSWVHPDGVGVQIDTITPEIRALYNVLAKVKRERDEYKRRWEEEYTVRVQLQDRVTELQEEAQEAEACQEELAMKVEQLKAELVVFKGLMSNNITELDTKIQEKAMKVDMDICRRIDITAKLCDVAQQRNCEDMIKMFQSLHLSPVKVPASVGRKRERKQVSDEDTSLSESDASRKPDEEEEDETTAMSINEEMQRMLNQLREYDFEDDCDSLTWEETEETLLLWEDFSGYAIAAAEVQGEQDDSLEKVIKDTESLFKSREKEYQETIDQIELELATAKNDMNRHLHEYMEMCSMKRGLDVQMETCRRLITQSGDRKSPAFTPASNSESAPNEESEESDRDPPSDASIR